In the Chroococcidiopsis sp. SAG 2025 genome, one interval contains:
- a CDS encoding DUF4212 domain-containing protein translates to MDRDRQEAYWRANTALIRNLLIVWALVSLVFSILLAQPLNAIRLGSVPLGFWMAQQGSILTFVVLIFIYAFQMDKLDRKYGIRK, encoded by the coding sequence ATGGATAGAGATAGACAAGAAGCCTATTGGCGGGCAAACACGGCTTTAATTCGGAATCTATTAATTGTTTGGGCGCTGGTATCCCTGGTGTTTAGCATTCTGTTAGCACAGCCGTTGAATGCAATCCGACTTGGAAGCGTTCCTCTAGGCTTTTGGATGGCACAACAAGGCTCGATCTTAACTTTTGTCGTCTTGATTTTTATCTATGCGTTTCAAATGGACAAGCTCGATCGCAAATATGGGATTAGGAAGTGA
- a CDS encoding aminotransferase class IV: MFWYNGDFIKTNVIELAVDDPGLLYGATVFTTLRVYCQSLDRPLTNWKRHCDRLRSSIQFLDWQEPNWQKVRQGAEILLQDFPVLRVTIFPDGREWITGRSLPTDLTEKQRHGVAASLISGEEFHRFLPTHKTGNYLGAWLAKTKAQHMTANEAILVDANGNWLETSTGNLWGWQDGCWWTPPLEAEILPGVMRSQLMDWLKNQNQPIIEKRWTPDVVAKMEAIAYSNSIVELIPIHSVFEERGQEKMNQLNYNPHHPAFEQLRKLFAD, from the coding sequence ATTTTTTGGTATAACGGCGACTTCATCAAAACAAATGTCATCGAGTTAGCGGTTGACGATCCAGGACTCTTGTATGGAGCAACCGTGTTTACTACGCTACGAGTTTATTGTCAGTCGCTCGATCGCCCCTTAACGAACTGGAAAAGGCATTGCGATCGCCTCCGCTCTAGCATTCAATTCTTAGACTGGCAAGAACCAAACTGGCAGAAAGTTCGACAAGGAGCAGAAATCTTACTGCAAGATTTTCCCGTATTGAGAGTCACAATATTTCCTGACGGTAGAGAGTGGATAACTGGGCGATCGCTACCAACGGACTTGACAGAAAAGCAAAGACATGGAGTAGCAGCTAGCTTAATATCTGGAGAAGAATTTCACCGCTTTCTCCCCACTCACAAAACAGGCAACTACTTAGGCGCATGGCTAGCTAAGACAAAAGCCCAACACATGACAGCCAACGAAGCAATTCTTGTCGATGCCAACGGTAACTGGCTGGAAACCAGTACGGGTAATTTGTGGGGATGGCAAGACGGTTGCTGGTGGACACCACCACTAGAAGCAGAAATCTTACCAGGAGTCATGCGATCGCAACTCATGGACTGGCTCAAAAATCAAAACCAACCAATTATTGAAAAACGCTGGACACCAGACGTAGTTGCCAAAATGGAAGCGATCGCCTATAGCAACAGCATTGTAGAACTCATTCCCATCCATAGCGTATTTGAGGAGCGAGGGCAAGAAAAAATGAATCAGCTAAACTACAACCCCCATCATCCAGCCTTTGAGCAACTACGCAAATTGTTTGCAGACTAA
- a CDS encoding EamA family transporter — MKKIGSQPTLSPTSLVLLSIASTQLGSAIAKTLFNTLSPAAVVLLRVGFAALVLLVLWRSQIKGIQRQNYGVLILFGLSLGLMNLSFYLAIERIPIGIAVALEFIGPLGVAIANSRRLLDLLWVLLAGCGIALLAPIGGLTVNLAGIILALTAGGFWAAYILLSAKVGRVVPGGVGLALAMAVAAIVMLPMGIVTGGSALLNPQMLFIGFGVAILSSAIPYSFELEALRWLPVRVFGVLLSLEPVAAAVIGFLVLRETLELRAIMAIALVTVAAGGASLYGSGRG, encoded by the coding sequence ATGAAAAAGATTGGTTCTCAGCCTACTCTATCGCCTACAAGTTTGGTGCTGCTGTCGATCGCCTCGACTCAGTTAGGTTCGGCGATCGCGAAAACATTATTTAATACACTTAGTCCTGCTGCTGTGGTGCTGTTACGGGTGGGTTTTGCAGCGTTGGTGTTGCTGGTGCTGTGGCGATCGCAAATTAAGGGCATTCAGCGCCAGAACTACGGGGTGCTGATTTTGTTTGGTTTGTCTTTGGGTTTGATGAATCTCTCATTTTATCTGGCAATCGAGCGGATTCCAATTGGAATTGCGGTAGCGCTGGAGTTTATCGGTCCCTTAGGAGTGGCGATCGCTAATTCTCGGCGCTTGCTCGATCTGTTGTGGGTGTTGCTGGCTGGATGCGGTATCGCGTTGCTGGCTCCGATTGGTGGTTTGACTGTCAATCTTGCTGGAATTATTTTGGCGCTGACAGCGGGGGGATTTTGGGCGGCTTATATTCTCCTTTCTGCCAAAGTAGGGCGGGTTGTACCTGGAGGCGTGGGGCTGGCTTTGGCGATGGCAGTGGCGGCGATCGTTATGTTGCCAATGGGAATTGTTACGGGTGGCTCGGCGCTGTTAAATCCACAAATGTTATTTATCGGGTTTGGAGTGGCGATTCTTTCTTCGGCGATTCCGTACTCGTTTGAGCTAGAGGCGTTACGGTGGCTACCTGTAAGGGTGTTTGGCGTGTTGTTGAGTTTGGAGCCTGTGGCGGCGGCTGTCATTGGTTTTCTTGTTTTGCGGGAAACTTTGGAGTTACGGGCAATAATGGCGATCGCGTTGGTGACGGTTGCGGCGGGTGGGGCTTCTCTTTATGGGAGTGGGAGAGGATAA
- the ftsH3 gene encoding ATP-dependent zinc metalloprotease FtsH3 encodes MNKRWRNAGLYALLAIVVIALGTAFFDKQPQSRETWRYSDFIQAVEKGRVAQVRLSADRTRALVKPQDGSQVIVNLPDDPELISILTERGVDIAVLPQTDEGFWFKALSSLFVPVLLLVGLFFLLRRAQNGPGSQAMNFGKSKARVQMEPQTQVTFGDVAGIDQAKLELNEVVDFLKNADRFTAVGAKIPKGVLLVGPPGTGKTLLARAVAGEAGVPFFSISGSEFVEMFVGVGASRVRDLFEQAKANAPCIVFIDEIDAVGRQRGAGLGGGNDEREQTLNQLLTEMDGFEGNTGIIIIAATNRPDVLDAALLRPGRFDRQVVVDRPDYAGRLEILKVHARGKILAKDVDLDRIARRTPGFTGADLSNLLNEAAILAARRNLSEISMDEVNDAIDRVLAGPEKKDRVMSEKRKQLVAYHEAGHALVGALMPDYDPVQKISIIPRGRAGGLTWFTPSEDRMDTGLYSRSYLENQMAVALGGRIAEEIIFGEEEVTTGASNDLQQVARVARQMITRFGMSDRLGPVALGRQQGNMFLGRDIVAERDFSEETAAVIDEEVHQLVDTAYKRAKSVLTNNRAILDRLAQMLVEKETVDADELQELLANNDVRTAAIA; translated from the coding sequence GTGAATAAACGGTGGAGAAACGCAGGGCTGTACGCATTACTGGCAATTGTGGTCATTGCGCTGGGAACAGCGTTCTTTGACAAACAGCCTCAGAGTCGAGAGACATGGCGATACAGCGATTTTATTCAAGCAGTTGAAAAAGGTAGAGTTGCTCAGGTCAGACTTAGTGCCGATCGCACCAGGGCGCTTGTCAAGCCTCAAGATGGCAGCCAAGTCATCGTTAATTTACCCGATGACCCCGAATTAATTTCGATCTTGACGGAAAGAGGAGTTGATATTGCGGTTCTACCTCAAACTGATGAAGGTTTTTGGTTCAAAGCCCTAAGCAGCTTATTTGTCCCCGTCTTGCTTTTAGTTGGCTTATTCTTTTTACTACGCCGCGCCCAAAATGGTCCTGGCAGCCAAGCAATGAACTTTGGCAAGTCTAAAGCCAGGGTACAAATGGAGCCACAAACTCAGGTAACATTTGGCGATGTGGCTGGGATTGACCAAGCCAAATTGGAATTGAACGAAGTTGTAGACTTCCTGAAAAATGCAGATCGCTTCACCGCAGTCGGGGCGAAAATTCCTAAAGGTGTATTGCTAGTTGGACCCCCAGGAACGGGTAAAACCCTGCTGGCTCGTGCTGTAGCGGGTGAGGCTGGCGTTCCCTTCTTCTCAATTTCTGGTTCTGAATTCGTTGAAATGTTCGTCGGTGTGGGTGCGTCTCGCGTCCGCGACCTATTCGAGCAAGCAAAGGCAAACGCACCTTGTATCGTATTTATCGATGAAATCGATGCCGTCGGACGGCAGCGTGGTGCTGGTTTAGGTGGTGGTAACGACGAACGGGAGCAAACCCTGAACCAGTTACTCACCGAAATGGATGGTTTTGAAGGCAATACTGGAATCATCATTATTGCTGCGACTAACCGCCCAGACGTACTCGATGCAGCGTTATTGCGTCCCGGTCGTTTCGATCGCCAAGTCGTTGTAGATCGACCCGATTATGCCGGACGTTTGGAAATCCTCAAAGTTCACGCCCGTGGCAAGATTTTGGCAAAAGATGTCGATCTAGACAGAATTGCCCGTCGTACCCCAGGTTTTACAGGTGCAGACCTATCGAACCTGTTGAACGAAGCTGCAATTTTAGCTGCTAGACGCAACCTGAGCGAAATTTCAATGGATGAAGTCAATGACGCGATCGATCGCGTTTTGGCAGGTCCAGAGAAGAAAGACCGCGTGATGAGCGAAAAGCGCAAGCAACTCGTAGCCTATCACGAAGCTGGTCACGCTCTTGTAGGGGCGCTGATGCCAGACTACGACCCCGTACAGAAAATTAGCATCATTCCTCGCGGTCGCGCTGGTGGTTTGACTTGGTTCACACCTAGCGAAGACCGGATGGACACCGGACTCTATAGCCGTTCGTATTTAGAAAATCAAATGGCTGTAGCTTTAGGTGGTCGGATTGCCGAAGAAATTATCTTTGGCGAAGAAGAAGTCACCACTGGTGCATCCAACGACTTACAACAAGTCGCCAGAGTCGCCAGACAAATGATTACTCGTTTTGGTATGAGCGATCGCCTCGGTCCGGTTGCTCTCGGTCGTCAACAAGGTAATATGTTCCTCGGACGCGATATCGTTGCCGAACGCGATTTCTCAGAAGAGACAGCCGCCGTCATCGACGAAGAAGTGCATCAGCTAGTTGATACCGCTTACAAGCGAGCAAAATCAGTACTAACTAACAACCGTGCCATTCTAGATCGGCTAGCTCAAATGCTAGTAGAGAAAGAAACTGTAGATGCAGACGAACTGCAAGAGTTGTTAGCAAATAATGATGTCAGAACAGCTGCGATCGCATAG